The Mucilaginibacter mallensis genome has a segment encoding these proteins:
- a CDS encoding DUF892 family protein, with the protein MNKSSKTTLGSEKRQAFFVDHLNRIYCAKSHLAERLPEIYEEAGFADLKHAIKETIHVIENQIARMDEIFELLNLQYSFENCNALITFLENIFTNLQRQFSDHEVRDLLIVTYLYQQESVEMASFRILQIAAASIPEPRIKKLLKENYEEAKADRALLMVLTEKYIKSY; encoded by the coding sequence TTGAACAAATCTTCTAAAACAACATTAGGATCTGAAAAAAGACAAGCCTTTTTTGTAGATCATCTTAACAGAATTTATTGCGCAAAATCGCATTTGGCTGAACGCTTGCCTGAAATTTATGAAGAAGCTGGTTTTGCTGATCTGAAACATGCAATCAAAGAAACCATTCATGTGATTGAAAATCAAATAGCGCGAATGGATGAGATATTTGAATTACTGAACCTGCAATATTCATTTGAAAACTGCAATGCACTCATCACTTTTTTAGAAAACATATTTACAAATTTACAACGGCAGTTTAGCGATCACGAAGTGCGTGACTTGCTGATCGTAACATACCTGTATCAGCAGGAAAGTGTTGAAATGGCTTCTTTCAGAATATTACAAATTGCCGCAGCGAGTATTCCTGAACCCAGAATAAAGAAATTACTGAAAGAAAATTACGAGGAAGCTAAAGCTGACAGAGCACTATTAATGGTGCTTACTGAAAAATACATAAAAAGCTATTAG
- a CDS encoding NACHT domain-containing protein — translation MTSHLSHHNLELLKSKIKYTSGLENVSPADCKIISCLILKKTRCNISETTIKRIYGFAVSRFNPSLFTLDTLSIYCNYSGWEDFCEHQASSKITNDDAADWFNLQRNAAKITKFTIDAIKNRSGIPYNRTVSRSFIEDHFNNFRESDYTGAVVAAPAGYGKSISLCQWVEQQVELNESKATNDVILFFSSIALVSFLLSGRDINYWLLGLLGYTSDKDINAIWDEKQRKGSRFYLVIDGFDEHSFKTDQFMLLLGQIGDLLALHRSNPWMKVILSMRSCTWINHRHELQANDNKWLTGFNTDEDCINVPLLNPAEIKTLCYKINPYLHQFIPIRLAADFDHPLFFQYYYKKHKENFSPVHMDHSAIYELIYFMVQSNIYSGGNAEEKALLTRELAECMDPEQGNHVADKLQIYDLISKHHIAYLELLSTGFLREVNESAFNHYHVAVKFSTPYFTSLGIAQSLLYKNKDRFDTVLIKHLHNRFANNPIKLSLLKWCILHAVSTGQQSNLVHLTELYLTPVEKCEIILFLGDVLNKIPVWQKEEIGDKLFEYFLGSELLHNDYKKTLKHLLAFNLSPKKRIQVYSLLAMLAIINLELDELYTCLIKLKDFQDEDMLFFAINPLQCLDAIYQFLKYGIIKKESLEALTKLAFTPPKNEHELRNCVMNDMLYMLGMYTLSICNNPKKSIRFIHAIRSFYKSDDLYNQTSVYGFMVKIISADAYFRLGDNDMVTALYYAISNAYEKSEGLMSPFMKTLFLSVKIKFLAGNHEDHAIMEEIKALRANSETSGNKLSLLLILIFIMKNERMAVTHPKFHAQLYNDYKKMAYQCSVNTDLLSSHCNLVYK, via the coding sequence ATGACAAGTCACTTATCGCATCATAATCTGGAGCTTTTAAAAAGTAAAATTAAATATACATCCGGTCTGGAAAATGTGTCACCCGCCGATTGTAAAATAATATCCTGTCTTATACTAAAAAAAACAAGGTGCAATATAAGTGAAACTACTATAAAACGCATTTATGGCTTTGCTGTAAGCCGGTTTAACCCCTCTCTTTTTACATTAGATACGCTCAGTATATATTGTAATTATAGCGGATGGGAAGATTTTTGTGAACACCAGGCATCGTCAAAAATCACTAACGATGATGCTGCTGATTGGTTTAATTTACAACGTAACGCCGCTAAGATCACAAAATTCACTATTGATGCTATAAAAAACAGGTCGGGTATTCCCTATAACAGAACAGTTAGCAGGTCGTTTATAGAAGATCATTTTAATAATTTCAGGGAATCTGATTACACAGGTGCTGTTGTTGCAGCACCCGCGGGATATGGAAAAAGCATTTCTCTTTGCCAATGGGTTGAGCAACAGGTTGAATTAAATGAATCAAAGGCTACTAATGATGTTATACTGTTCTTTAGTTCCATTGCATTGGTAAGCTTCCTGCTTTCAGGCCGGGATATTAATTACTGGCTGCTTGGATTACTTGGCTACACCTCTGATAAAGACATAAATGCCATATGGGATGAAAAACAACGTAAGGGCAGCAGATTTTATCTGGTAATTGATGGCTTTGATGAACATTCATTCAAAACAGATCAGTTTATGTTACTGCTGGGCCAAATTGGTGATCTTCTTGCTTTACACAGGTCAAACCCATGGATGAAAGTCATTTTAAGTATGCGTTCATGTACCTGGATCAATCATAGGCATGAGTTGCAGGCAAATGATAATAAATGGCTAACCGGCTTTAATACCGATGAGGATTGCATTAATGTACCGTTATTGAATCCGGCCGAAATAAAAACGCTTTGTTATAAGATCAATCCTTATTTGCATCAATTTATACCTATCCGCCTGGCCGCAGATTTTGATCACCCATTATTTTTTCAATACTATTATAAAAAACATAAGGAAAACTTCTCTCCTGTTCATATGGATCACAGTGCAATATATGAGTTGATCTATTTTATGGTTCAAAGTAATATATATTCCGGTGGAAATGCTGAAGAAAAAGCATTACTGACAAGGGAACTAGCCGAATGTATGGATCCGGAACAGGGTAATCATGTGGCCGACAAATTACAGATATACGACCTGATCAGTAAACACCATATTGCTTACCTGGAATTGCTAAGTACTGGTTTTTTAAGAGAGGTAAATGAAAGCGCCTTTAATCATTACCATGTTGCAGTAAAGTTCAGCACCCCATATTTTACCAGTCTTGGCATAGCTCAATCACTGTTATACAAAAATAAAGACCGTTTTGATACTGTACTTATTAAGCATTTGCACAACCGGTTTGCTAACAACCCCATTAAATTATCCTTATTGAAATGGTGCATATTACATGCGGTTAGTACCGGTCAGCAATCAAATCTGGTACATTTAACTGAATTATATTTAACTCCGGTTGAAAAGTGTGAGATAATACTCTTTTTAGGTGATGTACTTAACAAGATACCAGTATGGCAAAAGGAAGAAATTGGTGATAAACTATTTGAATATTTCCTGGGTTCCGAATTACTGCATAATGACTATAAAAAAACATTAAAGCATTTATTAGCATTTAATTTATCACCCAAAAAAAGAATACAGGTTTATTCCTTACTGGCCATGCTGGCAATTATAAATCTGGAATTGGACGAGCTTTATACTTGTCTTATAAAACTAAAAGACTTTCAGGATGAGGATATGCTATTTTTTGCCATAAACCCATTACAATGCCTTGATGCTATTTATCAATTTTTAAAATATGGTATCATAAAAAAAGAATCATTGGAAGCATTAACCAAACTAGCTTTTACACCACCTAAAAATGAGCATGAACTAAGAAATTGTGTCATGAATGACATGCTATATATGCTTGGTATGTATACTTTATCCATCTGCAACAATCCTAAAAAATCTATACGTTTTATTCATGCTATAAGATCATTTTATAAGAGTGATGATTTATATAATCAAACCTCAGTCTACGGTTTTATGGTAAAGATCATATCAGCTGATGCATATTTCCGTCTGGGTGATAATGATATGGTTACCGCTTTGTACTATGCCATATCCAACGCTTATGAAAAATCAGAAGGATTAATGTCGCCATTTATGAAAACCTTATTTTTAAGTGTAAAAATAAAATTCCTGGCGGGCAATCATGAAGATCATGCGATTATGGAAGAAATTAAAGCACTAAGGGCGAATAGCGAAACATCAGGCAATAAGCTATCCTTACTGTTAATACTAATCTTTATAATGAAAAATGAAAGAATGGCTGTTACCCATCCTAAATTCCATGCGCAGCTTTACAATGATTATAAAAAAATGGCCTATCAGTGCAGCGTAAATACCGATCTATTGAGCAGCCATTGCAACTTGGTTTATAAATAG
- a CDS encoding polysaccharide biosynthesis/export family protein: MNRKILNHHLQFVLSISSILLLFSSCSYKQDQVLFEGNTQPNTSISVATIYRIKPQDILQVRNLQNVKYIVDDAPSTSSSSSSSANADNQTYQVEEDSTIGLPVLGNVKVAGLTRYEAEKKIAYLYSKTLLKDPVIQVKILNLKVTLMGEIKTPGNYPLLKDKTTLTEVLGEAGGLTSKADEKNIKIIRGPQENPQVTEIDLGKLNSLSNPACILQNQDIIYVSESRHAVKNEKLQNLSNIAQPALTLLNTVLIIFTLSKQ, encoded by the coding sequence ATGAACAGGAAAATACTGAATCATCATTTACAATTTGTTTTATCTATATCATCAATTTTACTGTTATTTAGTTCATGCTCCTATAAGCAGGATCAAGTGCTTTTTGAAGGCAATACTCAACCGAATACGAGTATAAGCGTTGCAACAATCTACCGGATCAAGCCGCAGGATATATTACAGGTCAGGAATCTGCAAAACGTGAAATATATTGTTGATGACGCCCCATCAACCTCATCTTCTTCGTCATCATCAGCAAATGCTGATAACCAAACTTATCAGGTAGAAGAAGATAGCACCATTGGTTTGCCAGTTTTAGGCAATGTTAAAGTTGCCGGTTTAACCCGTTACGAAGCTGAAAAAAAGATAGCCTATCTGTATAGCAAAACATTGTTAAAGGACCCTGTTATACAGGTTAAAATACTTAATTTAAAAGTTACATTAATGGGCGAGATTAAAACACCGGGCAACTATCCGCTATTAAAGGATAAAACTACATTAACAGAAGTACTTGGTGAAGCCGGGGGACTTACCAGTAAAGCCGATGAAAAAAACATCAAGATCATTCGTGGGCCCCAGGAAAACCCACAAGTAACCGAAATTGATTTGGGCAAACTTAATTCACTATCAAACCCAGCTTGTATATTGCAAAATCAAGATATAATTTATGTTTCAGAAAGCAGACACGCTGTGAAAAATGAGAAACTTCAGAATCTTTCAAATATTGCACAGCCCGCACTTACGCTGCTAAATACCGTTTTAATAATTTTCACACTTTCAAAACAATGA
- a CDS encoding DUF1972 domain-containing protein, translated as MRIAIIGTRGIPNCYGGFEQCAEYLAAGLVKKGYEVIVYNSHNHPYQDKEWNGVNIRHCYDPEYKIGTIGQFFYDLNCIRDLKKGKYDIVLQLGYTSSSVWGWLLPRNTIVTTNMDGMEWKRTKYSKKVQKFLMFAEKLAVKHSDHLIADSAGIQKYLDEKYGIKPVYIPYGAELFETPAPDILGEYHLEPYAYDMLIARMEPENSIEAILDGVVIAKTNRPFLVVGCVNNKFGNYLQEKFRAYKNIRFCGGIYHMETLNNLRYYSNLYFHGHTVGGTNPSLLEAMASNSLICANDNQFNRAIVGDDALYFLSARDVAFNLQMVKKCTGAFEGMLAANMNKIQQVYNCESIVNAYATHFEAIAIRPQSVNPMPLRGETVSLMLD; from the coding sequence ATGCGAATAGCAATCATAGGCACGAGAGGGATACCTAATTGTTACGGAGGCTTTGAACAATGTGCCGAATACCTGGCCGCCGGATTAGTGAAAAAAGGATATGAGGTTATAGTTTATAATTCGCATAATCATCCATACCAGGATAAGGAATGGAATGGTGTGAATATACGCCATTGCTATGATCCAGAATACAAAATAGGAACAATAGGACAGTTTTTTTATGACCTGAATTGCATAAGGGATTTAAAAAAAGGAAAATATGATATTGTGCTGCAATTAGGTTATACAAGCAGTTCGGTATGGGGTTGGCTTTTACCAAGAAATACCATTGTTACCACTAATATGGATGGTATGGAATGGAAGAGGACCAAATATTCTAAAAAAGTACAGAAGTTTTTAATGTTTGCCGAAAAACTTGCTGTAAAACATAGCGATCATTTAATTGCCGACTCAGCCGGGATACAAAAATATTTGGACGAGAAATACGGTATAAAACCTGTATACATTCCTTACGGCGCCGAACTATTTGAAACACCTGCTCCTGATATACTTGGGGAATATCACCTGGAGCCATATGCTTATGATATGCTTATTGCACGTATGGAACCTGAGAACAGCATAGAAGCTATACTTGATGGTGTAGTTATAGCAAAAACCAACAGGCCATTCCTGGTGGTGGGCTGCGTTAACAATAAATTTGGTAATTATTTACAGGAGAAATTCCGCGCCTATAAAAATATAAGGTTTTGTGGTGGAATTTACCATATGGAAACCCTCAATAATCTTAGATATTACTCTAATCTATATTTTCATGGTCATACAGTAGGTGGTACTAACCCATCATTATTAGAAGCAATGGCTTCTAATAGTCTCATTTGTGCAAATGATAATCAGTTTAACCGGGCGATAGTTGGTGATGATGCCTTGTATTTTTTATCGGCACGAGATGTAGCCTTTAACTTACAGATGGTAAAGAAGTGTACCGGTGCATTTGAGGGTATGTTAGCAGCTAACATGAACAAGATACAACAGGTTTATAATTGCGAAAGCATTGTTAATGCTTATGCAACCCATTTTGAAGCCATAGCTATAAGGCCACAAAGTGTAAACCCAATGCCGCTAAGAGGCGAAACAGTATCACTTATGTTAGATTAA
- a CDS encoding acyltransferase, which yields MNKALKLLGRINLKTIYFNFKYFPFGMAIRLPVLISNNVFLHKVKGQVIINGPIKTGLIQIGYGKVGIADFKRSRAIWEVEGDVIFNGRSYIMHGCKIHVMKNAQLIIGDGFNMSVECVIIAQKRIRIGKDSGISWESLVMDTDFHHIYDENGIEFNHPKEIIIGDNVWVACKCTILKGAVIPSGCVVAANSMITKTLIEEKCIYGGNPLRVLKSGITWKY from the coding sequence ATGAATAAAGCACTGAAATTGCTTGGTCGCATCAACCTAAAGACCATCTATTTCAATTTTAAATATTTCCCTTTCGGTATGGCTATCAGGTTGCCGGTACTCATTTCAAATAATGTTTTTTTACATAAAGTAAAGGGGCAAGTAATAATTAATGGCCCTATCAAAACGGGCCTTATTCAAATAGGCTATGGCAAAGTGGGGATAGCTGATTTTAAACGGTCGCGGGCCATTTGGGAGGTTGAGGGTGATGTAATATTTAATGGTAGAAGCTATATTATGCATGGCTGCAAAATTCATGTAATGAAAAATGCTCAGTTAATTATAGGCGACGGTTTTAATATGAGTGTGGAATGTGTTATTATCGCCCAAAAGAGAATTCGTATTGGCAAAGACAGTGGTATTTCATGGGAAAGCCTGGTTATGGATACTGATTTTCATCACATTTATGATGAAAACGGAATAGAATTTAATCATCCCAAAGAGATAATTATTGGCGATAATGTATGGGTAGCATGTAAATGCACCATTTTAAAGGGAGCTGTAATACCATCAGGCTGTGTAGTTGCCGCTAATTCAATGATCACTAAAACATTAATTGAAGAAAAATGCATTTATGGCGGTAACCCGCTGCGTGTGCTTAAAAGCGGTATTACCTGGAAATATTAG
- a CDS encoding acyltransferase, which produces MDNNINKLQTAFIYMACATIGLLPFHTIRIALLRALKAKIGKKVGIYRGFEVRSPWKLKIGNSSVIGHNALLDARRGLTIGNNVNLSNEVMIWTSHHDYNSAVFETVGKEVIIEDYVWLCSRAVILPGVTIGRGAVVAAGAVVTRDVAPFTVVGGVPAKPIATRNRELIYDLGDGVIPII; this is translated from the coding sequence ATGGATAATAATATAAACAAGCTACAGACAGCATTTATTTATATGGCTTGCGCAACTATTGGTTTATTGCCTTTTCATACCATACGGATAGCCTTATTACGAGCTTTAAAAGCTAAAATTGGTAAAAAAGTAGGTATTTATAGAGGATTTGAAGTGAGGAGCCCATGGAAACTGAAGATAGGCAACAGTTCCGTAATAGGCCATAATGCTTTGCTGGATGCCCGTAGGGGCTTAACTATCGGCAACAATGTTAACCTTAGTAATGAGGTAATGATATGGACATCACATCACGACTATAATTCCGCTGTTTTTGAAACCGTAGGCAAGGAGGTGATTATTGAAGATTATGTATGGCTATGTTCAAGGGCTGTTATTTTACCTGGGGTTACCATAGGCCGCGGTGCTGTGGTAGCGGCGGGTGCAGTAGTAACCAGGGATGTAGCACCTTTTACTGTTGTTGGGGGTGTGCCCGCAAAACCAATTGCCACACGTAACCGTGAATTAATTTATGATCTGGGAGATGGAGTTATCCCGATAATTTAG
- a CDS encoding acyltransferase, translating into MLIEKVIRKLKGNPDYKWESKYDLRDLVEITSVRFKQVLRGSWKKIFFKASNGLVFIGTGVIIRHPYLFTAGANLILEDHVYINALSCKGIFVKDNVSLARNCTMICTGVIAHKGVGITIGNNSGINAGAYLAGQGGIEIGDDVIIGPGVKIFSENHNFSDTDKNIKDQGVTRSSVVIENNCWIGAGATILAGVTIGEGSVIAAGCVVTKSVASNSIVAGVPGRVLKNRKPGEVEVIIKSITRPDVTKYG; encoded by the coding sequence ATGTTGATAGAAAAAGTTATAAGGAAGCTTAAGGGCAATCCTGATTATAAATGGGAGAGTAAGTATGATCTGAGGGATCTTGTTGAAATTACGTCAGTAAGGTTTAAGCAGGTATTGCGTGGCAGTTGGAAAAAAATATTTTTCAAAGCATCAAATGGATTGGTATTTATTGGCACAGGAGTTATCATCAGGCATCCTTACCTGTTTACTGCTGGTGCGAACCTCATATTGGAAGACCATGTTTATATTAATGCCTTATCCTGTAAAGGGATATTTGTTAAGGATAATGTATCACTGGCACGCAACTGCACCATGATATGTACGGGTGTAATAGCTCATAAAGGCGTGGGCATCACTATTGGCAACAATTCAGGTATAAATGCAGGTGCTTACCTTGCAGGGCAGGGCGGTATTGAAATAGGCGATGACGTAATTATTGGGCCGGGAGTGAAAATATTTTCTGAAAATCATAATTTTTCAGATACTGATAAGAATATTAAAGACCAGGGAGTAACCCGTAGCAGCGTAGTTATTGAAAACAATTGCTGGATTGGCGCCGGTGCTACTATACTTGCCGGCGTAACCATTGGCGAAGGATCTGTAATAGCAGCAGGTTGTGTGGTAACCAAGTCGGTTGCATCTAATTCAATTGTAGCGGGTGTGCCCGGGCGGGTATTGAAAAATAGAAAACCGGGAGAGGTAGAAGTAATTATTAAAAGTATAACAAGGCCTGATGTTACAAAATATGGATAA
- a CDS encoding glycosyltransferase family 4 protein — MHKNREDKVKLGIDAKWFFEGPPSGHMVVKNLVDEMIINNNGRFEIFLLLNAKNKQQAQAYFPADVRLIFLFWMPNILSNLLLIPLMTRLYGIKIMLFQNFSSIWPQQLFKIVYIHDVLFLDHPQYYSRLEKLHFRQMKHLAGRANGIITISNTEKERMVKNQVGAADDIAVVYHGIHKSFKPLTHQPADRIQEVINKYDLPEKYLLYVGRVNSRKNINNLIRALSLLEDNDLKLLITGEQCHNSTDLEELIHTRHLADRVIFTGHVPENDLHLIYAIATVFCFPSYAEGFGLPPLEAMQCGVPVVVSNRTSVPEICGDAATYIDPDDPADIAKKINTLLNDSCLYEEKMMAGIRHAAKFSWQQSANEILDLISYAYVDRKSYKEA; from the coding sequence ATGCATAAAAACCGGGAAGATAAAGTAAAGCTGGGTATTGATGCCAAATGGTTCTTTGAAGGGCCACCCAGCGGGCATATGGTTGTAAAAAACCTGGTTGATGAAATGATCATCAATAACAACGGGCGTTTTGAGATATTTTTATTATTAAATGCTAAAAATAAACAACAGGCACAAGCCTATTTCCCCGCAGATGTTAGGCTTATTTTCTTGTTTTGGATGCCTAATATACTGTCCAACCTGTTGTTGATTCCGCTGATGACCCGGTTATATGGCATAAAAATAATGCTGTTTCAGAACTTTAGCAGTATATGGCCACAGCAACTCTTTAAGATAGTTTATATACATGATGTTTTGTTTCTGGATCATCCACAGTATTATTCCCGGCTTGAAAAATTGCATTTCAGGCAAATGAAACATCTTGCGGGGAGGGCAAACGGTATCATCACCATATCCAATACAGAAAAAGAGAGAATGGTTAAAAACCAGGTAGGCGCTGCTGATGATATAGCGGTAGTTTATCATGGTATCCATAAAAGTTTTAAACCATTGACCCATCAGCCGGCTGACAGAATCCAGGAAGTGATTAACAAATACGATCTACCTGAAAAATACCTTTTGTACGTTGGGCGGGTAAACAGCCGTAAAAATATAAATAACCTTATCCGGGCCCTATCACTATTAGAGGATAATGATCTGAAATTACTTATTACAGGTGAACAATGCCACAATTCTACTGATCTGGAAGAATTGATCCATACCAGGCACTTAGCTGACAGGGTTATATTTACAGGGCATGTGCCTGAAAATGATCTGCACCTTATTTATGCCATTGCAACCGTATTTTGCTTCCCGTCATACGCTGAGGGTTTTGGCCTGCCACCGCTCGAGGCTATGCAATGTGGAGTGCCTGTAGTGGTATCAAATCGTACCTCAGTGCCTGAGATTTGCGGCGATGCCGCAACCTATATTGATCCCGATGATCCTGCAGATATCGCGAAAAAAATAAATACCCTACTGAATGATAGTTGCTTATATGAAGAAAAAATGATGGCCGGGATTCGGCATGCCGCAAAATTTTCGTGGCAACAATCAGCTAATGAAATACTTGACCTAATAAGCTACGCATATGTTGATAGAAAAAGTTATAAGGAAGCTTAA
- a CDS encoding glycosyltransferase family 4 protein: protein MKKKILISAYAISPVKGSEYGAAWDTVTQLAKHHELWVLYGMSDDHMGDTQTLREFIKTNPLPSVTFIEVRAGKVAMAINRLNKIGLGWFFYIAYYLWQQEALKVAYNVLATVNIDVVHQLGPIGFREPGFLGYLDKPLVWGPIGGMKMIDSLLLEDKPLPTRFKFWVKHQINHFQLHYSQRISEAFSRADILIAATIDGQQTILKRFGRESHWLPEQAIVGDIEIDETKFDHIHQRVQLVWSGSHIERKNLGLCLDSLALIKHNNWHLHILGSGPLTGKLKQKADELGLSANITWHGQLSRSAAINIMNAAHLHMMTSIAEDNPAVIFEALRLGVPTLTLNHCGMGDVLCNNCGIKIMVATHDQMAGEIATVLDHFLLRPEILADMALGTISCATRHHWEKRLTLMNAYYDEAIALHGKSRLSNNETLIILQNA from the coding sequence ATGAAAAAAAAGATACTCATATCTGCTTATGCTATATCTCCTGTAAAAGGATCGGAATATGGGGCCGCCTGGGATACTGTTACCCAATTGGCTAAGCATCATGAATTATGGGTGCTTTATGGTATGTCTGACGATCATATGGGTGATACGCAAACCTTACGGGAATTTATAAAAACAAACCCATTGCCATCGGTCACATTTATTGAAGTAAGAGCCGGTAAGGTAGCTATGGCCATTAACAGGTTAAATAAGATAGGACTGGGCTGGTTTTTTTATATAGCATACTACTTATGGCAACAGGAGGCATTAAAAGTAGCATACAATGTTTTAGCCACTGTTAATATTGATGTGGTTCATCAATTGGGGCCGATTGGCTTTAGAGAGCCGGGATTTCTTGGTTACCTGGATAAACCATTGGTTTGGGGGCCGATTGGTGGTATGAAAATGATCGATAGTCTTTTATTAGAGGATAAGCCATTGCCAACCAGGTTTAAATTTTGGGTTAAACATCAAATTAACCATTTTCAACTGCACTACTCTCAACGAATATCAGAAGCATTCTCAAGAGCCGATATATTAATTGCCGCTACAATTGACGGGCAGCAAACCATATTGAAAAGGTTCGGACGGGAAAGCCACTGGCTGCCTGAACAAGCGATAGTTGGTGATATTGAGATAGATGAAACAAAATTCGATCACATTCACCAGCGTGTACAACTGGTTTGGTCGGGTAGCCATATTGAAAGGAAGAATCTTGGTTTGTGCCTTGATTCTCTGGCATTAATAAAACACAATAATTGGCACTTGCATATCTTAGGCAGCGGTCCGCTCACTGGTAAATTAAAACAAAAAGCTGATGAGCTGGGTCTGTCGGCCAATATTACATGGCATGGTCAACTATCCCGGTCAGCGGCAATAAATATTATGAACGCGGCCCATTTGCATATGATGACCAGCATTGCCGAAGACAACCCGGCCGTAATATTTGAAGCTTTACGGTTAGGGGTTCCTACACTAACGCTTAATCATTGCGGAATGGGTGATGTGCTGTGTAATAATTGTGGCATAAAGATAATGGTAGCAACGCATGATCAAATGGCAGGAGAAATCGCAACTGTTTTAGATCACTTTTTACTACGGCCTGAAATTTTAGCAGACATGGCCCTGGGTACTATATCATGCGCCACCAGGCATCACTGGGAGAAAAGATTGACGTTGATGAATGCTTATTACGATGAAGCCATTGCCCTGCATGGTAAGTCAAGACTATCTAATAATGAAACCTTAATCATATTACAAAATGCATAA
- a CDS encoding glycosyltransferase family 2 protein: MKQKDIWPKVSIVTTVFNAAATIEDTILSVINQTYKNIEYIVVDGGSTDGTLQIINNYKNQISHIISEPDKGIADGFNKGIALATGEWTGMINADDWYALNAVELMIENTSDNDQVCCGNIMLMGNNGFSRIKKSKVSWLNLGMYIMHPTCFIRTEVYRQIGLYDTSLKIAMDFDMFLRIKCKGLKFKYIDELMAYMRTGGVSTDVAKMHKEELTVMKRYLTQFTYFMAYTFNYLNRLRWRFFYKDPFNVKLK; encoded by the coding sequence ATGAAACAGAAAGATATATGGCCAAAGGTGTCAATTGTTACTACTGTTTTTAATGCAGCAGCAACAATTGAGGATACTATATTAAGCGTTATCAATCAAACCTATAAAAACATAGAATATATAGTTGTTGATGGAGGTTCAACAGATGGCACGTTACAGATCATCAATAATTATAAAAACCAGATCAGTCATATTATAAGTGAACCCGACAAAGGCATTGCCGATGGGTTTAACAAAGGCATTGCCTTAGCTACCGGCGAATGGACAGGTATGATAAATGCTGATGACTGGTACGCTCTAAATGCCGTTGAGCTGATGATTGAGAATACTTCAGACAATGACCAGGTATGCTGCGGTAACATTATGTTAATGGGCAATAATGGTTTCAGCCGGATAAAGAAAAGTAAAGTAAGCTGGTTAAACCTGGGCATGTACATTATGCACCCAACATGTTTTATCAGAACTGAGGTTTACAGGCAAATAGGCCTGTACGATACTTCATTAAAGATAGCAATGGACTTTGATATGTTTTTGCGAATAAAATGTAAGGGGTTGAAATTTAAATATATAGATGAGTTAATGGCATACATGCGTACAGGCGGCGTTAGTACCGATGTTGCAAAAATGCATAAGGAAGAGCTTACCGTGATGAAAAGGTACTTAACTCAATTTACCTATTTTATGGCTTACACCTTTAACTATCTGAATAGGTTACGCTGGCGTTTTTTTTATAAGGATCCTTTTAATGTGAAATTAAAATAA